A stretch of Arachis hypogaea cultivar Tifrunner chromosome 15, arahy.Tifrunner.gnm2.J5K5, whole genome shotgun sequence DNA encodes these proteins:
- the LOC112750433 gene encoding uncharacterized protein isoform X1 encodes MDGVWVFMCVLTKGSSVSGDTPPNHLDYHCKLLLLFWQIPDFACSPNPENEHEPTLEDVLQPGKNMLAAGYCMYSSSCTLVLLLIIGPGMGTSCHGRNSPSCNCTSCSCCVGKCV; translated from the exons ATGGATGGTGTTTGG GTGTTTATGTGTGTTCTGACAAAGGGATCGAGTGTGAGTGGGGACACACCCCCAAACCATTTGGATTATCATTGcaaattgttgttattattttggcAGATTCCTGATTTTGCATGCTCGCCAAATCCAGAGA ATGAGCACGAACCAACCTTAGAAGACGTTCTGCAACCTGGCAAGAACATGTTGGCAGCTGGTTATTGTATGTACAGTAGCTCTTGCACG CTTGTTTTGCTGCTGATCATTGGTCCGGGCATGGGCACTTCGTGCCATGGCAGGAATTCGCCTTCATGTAATTGCACCTCTTGTTCTTGTTGCGTGGGAAAATGTGTTTAA
- the LOC112750433 gene encoding fructose-1,6-bisphosphatase, cytosolic-like isoform X2, protein MDGVWIPDFACSPNPENEHEPTLEDVLQPGKNMLAAGYCMYSSSCTLVLLLIIGPGMGTSCHGRNSPSCNCTSCSCCVGKCV, encoded by the exons ATGGATGGTGTTTGG ATTCCTGATTTTGCATGCTCGCCAAATCCAGAGA ATGAGCACGAACCAACCTTAGAAGACGTTCTGCAACCTGGCAAGAACATGTTGGCAGCTGGTTATTGTATGTACAGTAGCTCTTGCACG CTTGTTTTGCTGCTGATCATTGGTCCGGGCATGGGCACTTCGTGCCATGGCAGGAATTCGCCTTCATGTAATTGCACCTCTTGTTCTTGTTGCGTGGGAAAATGTGTTTAA